One window of the Periophthalmus magnuspinnatus isolate fPerMag1 chromosome 17, fPerMag1.2.pri, whole genome shotgun sequence genome contains the following:
- the LOC117384824 gene encoding zinc finger protein 83-like, whose translation MLSSGQLRTRIAAIVESLCRTAVTEISKIVEDGMMVLRLETCYRESEIKRLKGDIARLQVELRAAQEAGATPRREHGTRDNLSIQNKDTSSIFVTFIPTTSHNNQPVSLVQSRTLEDRSEDPLSRPIESHRISILERDNDQTASQNANLGRSENSLPHLPNSSVEVGVSGRHFGFNPYSVEAKKEKICPYCGKCFERSAHLERHKMIHTGEKPFQCETCGRCFNQKCSLKEHRKIHIRDAQLAVQNSASGEKLAPKNESIENHSLNPEETQQTAPNPVVLTQNHDTLISFAPVKYAPVKSEPVEPRIEPVQNHQTISKTIPQECNDLSLRIEPSTSFLGLQPLSPPMDTSSGSQQYCIKDSNMLDLPKRAPRPKKMYPCPYCPKVFWRSEHLERHVRIHTGEKPYGCYICGRFFSQTSSLKGHMKTHINIKIRGHLLGNNSGPLDSQHMTLSSENQTVMDTLDSKHRPECPQTTIVKLEPKEEPLDTEPGDNLTNMNQEVAWTSGISMDQDTFKTEDMDFDDAQISIEMLPNNHCLPLMNSETAQEGNMKQNGNSVDFKNQNLNCTVSKQGMSSYICSVCGENYDDFILFQKHQCLEQLDSGEI comes from the exons ATGTTGAGCAGCGGGCAACTTCGGACTCGTATCGCCGCTATAGTGGAATCTCTGTGCCGAACCGCGGTCACCGAAATCTCCAAAATCGTGGAGGATGGAATGATGGTGCTGCGCCTGGAGACGTGCTACCGGGAGAGCGAGATCAAGCGGCTGAAGGGAGATATTGCCCGGCTTCAGGTGGAGCTGAGAGCGGCGCAGGAGGCAGGGGCCACGCCGAGAAGGGAGCACGGAACACGGG ACAACCTGTCTATCCAAAACAAAGACACATCCTCCATATTTGTCACTTTTATCCCAACAACCAGCCACAACAACCAACCTGTGTCATTGGTGCAAAGTAGAACGCTAGAAGACCGAAGTGAAGACCCTCTTTCAAGGCCAATAGAATCACACAGAATCTCCATTTTGGAAAGGGACAATGACCAAACCGCATCACAAAATGCCAATTTAGGACGGTCTGAAAATAGCCTGCCCCATTTGCCGAATTCTTCTGTGGAAGTGGGGGTGAGTGGGAGACATTTTGGATTTAACCCATACAGCGTGGAGGCGAAGAAGGAAAAAATCTGTCCATACTGTGGGAAGTGCTTTGAGCGATCGGCACATTTGGAGAGACACAAGatgatccacacaggagagaagccaTTTCAGTGTGAGACCTGCGGACGCTGTTTTAACCAGAAGTGCAGTTTAAAGGAGCACCGCAAGATCCACATCCGAG ATGCCCAACTTGCAGTCCAAAACTCGGCATCTGGAGAGAAGTTGGCTCCCAAAAACGAGTCCATTGAAAATCATTCACTGAATCCAGAGGAGACCCAACAAACGGCACCCAACCCTGTCGTCCTCACCCAAAACCATGACACCCTCATCTCATTTGCACCTGTCAAGTATGCACCTGTCAAGTCTGAACCTGTTGAGCCAAGAATCGAACCTGTACAAAACCACCAAACGATTTCCAAAACAATTCCCCAAGAATGCAATGATTTAAGCCTGAGAATTGAACCTTCAACCTCATTTTTGGGTTTACAGCCGCTCTCTCCTCCTATGGACACCTCTAGTGGCAGTCAGCAGTACTGCATAAAGGACAGTAACATGCTAGACTTGCCTAAAAGAGCGCCTAGACCAAAGAAGATGTATCCATGTCCATACTGTCCGAAGGTGTTTTGGAGGAGTGAACATTTGGAGAGGCACGTTCGGATCCACACAGGTGAGAAGCCTTATGGGTGTTATATCTGCGGCCGCTTCTTCAGTCAAACCAGCAGCCTCAAAGGACACATGAAAACTCACATCAACATCAAGATCAGGGGACACCTATTAG ggAACAACAGTGGTCCTCTGGATTCTCAACACATGACCCTCTCTTCTGAAAACCAAACTGTAATGGACACCTTAGACTCAAAGCACCGTCCAGAGTGTCCCCAAACTACAATCGTGAAGCTAGAGCCGAAAGAGGAGCCGTTGGATACTGAACCAGGGGACAACCTTACAAacatgaaccaggaagtagctTGGACTTCTGGGATTTCTATGGACCAGGACACATTCAAAACTGAAGACATGGATTTTGACGATGCACAAATCAGTATAGAAATGCTGCCTAATAATCATTGCTTGCCTTTGATGAATTCAGAAACTGCACAGGAaggaaacatgaaacaaaatggtAATTCTGTAgactttaaaaatcaaaatctcaACTGCACCGTGAGCAAACAAGGCATGAGCTCGTACATTTGTTCGGTCTGTGGCGAAAACtatgatgattttattttatttcaaaaacaccAGTGTCTAGAACAGTTGGACAGTGGTGAGATATAG
- the si:dkeyp-68b7.7 gene encoding zinc finger protein mnm-2 isoform X1, which yields MSFPSSFGSQLTAVMEALLKAVVAEVTALVEDGAMELRLELRDRDREIREKEREIEQRDRKILELRAAVDELRVREEAAVSPEEERQEERQEERREERQEETETCQQVWTKDDSKLMVKCEPIEEFATTYPDIHHGLWSSAPLCTTTTTTTTTSSDTTTANATCVFDDSSESTHETTQSYRMHYSEQVEDFPLIEHDDLPLDSLLNENQELLLSQKPGFSPFLIAHHVQNRGFNRKLAKRRLNAKEMNYADLRCDQCGKTFTAKKRLMSHQSVHTGAKPFSCRTCGKMFSRQDNCVRHERSHR from the exons ATGTCTTTCCCGTCGTCTTTCGGCTCGCAGCTCACGGCCGTCATGGAGGCTCTGCTGAAGGCGGTAGTGGCTGAAGTGACCGCTTTAGTGGAGGACGGAGCCATGGAGCTGAGGCTGGAGCTCCGAGACAGAGACCGGGAGATCCGAGAGAAGGAGCGGGAGATAGAGCAGAGGGACCGTAAGATACTGGAGCTGCGAGCCGCTGTGGATGAGCTCAGAGTCCGGGAGGAGGCGGCTGTGAGCcccgaggaggagagacaggaggagagacaggaggagagacgggaggagagacaggaggagaccgAGACCTGCCAACAAGTATGGACCAAAG ACGACTCTAAACTTATGGTGAAGTGTGAGCCGATTGAAGAGTTCGCGACAACTTATCCTGATATACACCATGGTCTATGGTCTTCAGctccactgtgtactactactactactactactactacttcttctgatactactactgctaatgccACTTGTGTATTTGATGACAGCAGTGAATCAACACATGAAACAACACAAAGTTACCGCATGCACTATTCTGAACAGGTAGAAGATTTCCCTCTTATTGAACACGACGATCTACCACTGGATTCACTTCTAAATGAGAATCAGGAGCTATTGCTCTCACAGAAACCTGGATTTTCCCCATTTCTTATAGCCCATCATGTACAAAACAGGGGCTTTAACAGAAAGTTAGCAAAAAGGCGTTTAAATGCAAAGGAGATGAACTATGCCGATCTCAGGTGTGATCAGTGTGGGAAGACGTTTACAGCCAAGAAGAGACTAATGAGTCACCAAAGCGTGCACACCGGAGCCAAGCCGTTCAGCTGCAGAACATGTGGTAAAATGTTTTCAAGACAAGATAACTGTGTTCGGCACGAGAGGTCGCACAGATAA
- the si:dkeyp-68b7.7 gene encoding merozoite surface protein 9 isoform X2, with product MSFPSSFGSQLTAVMEALLKAVVAEVTALVEDGAMELRLELRDRDREIREKEREIEQRDRKILELRAAVDELRVREEAAVSPEEERQEERQEERREERQEETETCQQTTLNLW from the exons ATGTCTTTCCCGTCGTCTTTCGGCTCGCAGCTCACGGCCGTCATGGAGGCTCTGCTGAAGGCGGTAGTGGCTGAAGTGACCGCTTTAGTGGAGGACGGAGCCATGGAGCTGAGGCTGGAGCTCCGAGACAGAGACCGGGAGATCCGAGAGAAGGAGCGGGAGATAGAGCAGAGGGACCGTAAGATACTGGAGCTGCGAGCCGCTGTGGATGAGCTCAGAGTCCGGGAGGAGGCGGCTGTGAGCcccgaggaggagagacaggaggagagacaggaggagagacgggaggagagacaggaggagaccgAGACCTGCCAACAA ACGACTCTAAACTTATGGTGA